A stretch of the Xylocopa sonorina isolate GNS202 chromosome 12, iyXylSono1_principal, whole genome shotgun sequence genome encodes the following:
- the Uif gene encoding sushi, von Willebrand factor type A, EGF and pentraxin domain-containing protein uif isoform X3 — protein sequence MLIRELAAVWVAVLLCHLQLTESQVPTTNVFTCPNGWELRGIHCYKFFNIRHSWEKAAELCRRYGSELMVVESYSENNVSASMIGRHLDRYWLGLASLDDLRTNTLESAAGMLVSQYAGFWASRQPNPQSGECVDVALTDDRQTWELTTCESLLPFMCRANACPAGSFHCSNGKCVNAAFRCDKQDDCGDFSDEIDCPVNCQFYMASSGDVVESPNYPHKYAPLSNCKWTLEGPQGHNILLQFQEFETEKSFDIVQILVGGRTEEKSVNLATLSGKQELSNKLFVSASNFMIIKFSTDSSVERKGFRASWKTEPQTCGGILRATPQGQVLTSPGYPQNYPGGLECLYILQAQPGRIMSLEIEDLDLEMNRDYILIRDGDSPMSRPIARLTGKSEDNPTVIMSTGSNLYLYFKTSLGDSRRGFSIRYTQGCKATIIARNGTVQSPSFGLNDYPNNQECLYKVKNPQGGPLSLKFINFNVHKTDFVQIYDGPNTNGLRLHPGGGFTSNSRPKITLTAESGEMLVRFTSDALHSSSGWQAEFSADCPQLQSGEGALASSRDTAFGTAVTFSCPLGQEFATGKAKITTECLPGGNWSVTYIPKCQEVYCGPVPQIDNGFSIGSSNVTYRGLATYQCYAGFAFPSGRPTEKISCMADGRWEKKPSCLASQCSPLPEAPHSNITILNGGGRSYGTIVRFECEPGYVRSGHPVILCMSNGTWSDEVPKCSRAKCPLLPTIKNGFVVDVTREYFYGDEARVQCNRGYKLSGSNIIQCGPAQRFDNVPTCEDINECASSQCDLASTECINNPGAFTCKCKPGFAPTMECRPIGDLGLINGGIPDESITVSSSENGYTKTGVRLNNGDGWCGNNIEPGANWVMIDMKAPTIIRGFRTQIVSRVDGNIAYTSAVRIQYTDDLTDAFKDYTNPDGTPVEFRILEPTLSVLNLPVPIEARYVRFRVQDYVGAPCLKLEIMGCTRLECTDINECAINNGGCQQKCINNPGSYACMCNTGFELYKNNGTAGFHIEKYESGERDGDLYQKNKTCVPVMCPSLLAPENGKILSTKQQHHFGDLVRFQCNFGYVLSGSSAVICTSSGAWNGTTPECQYAKCVSLPDDKNEGLSVIRSDEASVLVPFKQNVTLKCGSNGRYLRNTATSGFRQCVYDPKPGLPDYWLSGSQPACPRADCGKPLPTPGAEYGQYLDTKYQSSFFFGCQDTFKLAGQTNRHDNVVRCQANGIWDFGNLRCEGPVCEDPGRPSDGYQIARSYEQGSEVQFGCSRPGYILINPRPIVCVREPECKVVKPLGLASGRIPDSAINATSERPNYEAKNVRLNSVTGWCGKQEAFTYVSVDLGQVYRVKAILVKGVVTNDIVGRPTEIRFFYKQAEIENYVVYFPNFNLTMRDPGNYGELAMITLPKYVQARFVILGIVSYMDNACLKFELMGCEEPVAEPLLGYDYGFSPCVDNEPPVFQNCPQQPIVVQKGSDGGLLPVNFTEPTAIDNSGSIARLEVKPHSFRTPLRVFEDTVVKYVAFDYDGNVAICEINITVPDVTPPKLSCPQSYVIELTDKQESYSVNFNETRRRINATDASGPVKITFVPERALIPIGGFENVTVYATDSSGNRASCNFQVSVQATPCVDWELKPPANGGLKCVPGDKGLQCIATCKNGFRFTDGAPVKTFTCDVAKHWSPTSVVPDCVSENTQQANYHVVAAVTYRANGAVSKSCLPQYQDLMSQYYMNLNNILTQRCSAVNVNMNVSFVRSVPFLIEENVLKMDFILVIVPAIRQPQLYDLCGSTLNLIFDLSVPSTSAVIEPLLNVSAIGNQCPPLRALKSSITRGFTCSIGEVLNMDTNDVPRCLHCPAGTYAGEKQKQCTSCPKGFYQNSDRQGSCLRCPFGTYTREEGSKNIDDCIPVCGYGTYSPTGLVPCLECPRNSYTDEPPVGGYKDCQTCPAGTFTYQPAAPGRDKCRAKCSPGMYSDTGLAPCAQCPKDFFQPQHGATTCVECPTNMYTDGPGALGREECKPVQCTDSVCQHGGLCVPMGHGVQCLCPAGFSGRRCEIDIDECASQPCYNGATCIDLPQGYRCQCANGYSGVNCQEEKSDCSNDTCPERAMCKDEPGFSNYTCLCRSGYTGVDCDITINPCTASGNPCNNGATCVALQQGRYKCDCLPGWEGQSCEINTDDCAEKPCLLGANCTDLVADFTCDCPPGFTGKRCHEKIDLCSGNPCLNGICVDNLFSHECICHPGWTGAACETNINECGDKPCRNNGQCIDQIDGYTCTCEPGYTGKQCQHTIDDCASDPCQNGGTCLDQLEGFVCKCRPGFVGLQCEAELDECLSDPCSPVGTDRCVDLDNTFVCHCREGYTGSSCEINIDDCASYPCLNGATCRDEVGGFKCACPEGWTGVHCEVDVGTCQNHPCQNDAACVDLFMDYFCVCPSGTDGKQCETAPERCIGNPCMHNGRCQDFGSGLNCTCPDDYTGIGCQYEYDACQAGACKNGATCIDDGLGFTCICPPGYTGKTCEEDIIDCKENSCPPSATCIDLTGKFFCQCPFNLTGDDCRKSIQVDYDLYFSDPTRSSAAQVIPFFTGTRKSLTVAMWVQYTQKDEAGIFFTLYAVSSPHVPINRRLMIQAHSNGVQVSLFHDLQDVYLPFREYATINDGQWHHVAVVWNGENSGELILITEGLIASKTEGYGSGRSLPPYAWAMLGKPQSENAKGYTESGFQGHLTKVQIWSRALHVTNEIQKQVRDCRTEPVLYQGLVLTWAGYDETIGGVERVVPSHCGQRVCPPGYGGSKCQQLESDKIPPKVEHCPGDLWVIAKNGSAIVSWDEPRFTDNVGIARIQEKNGHKSGQTLMWGIYDISYVAYDQAGNSASCNFKVYVLSDFCPELADPIGGTQQCKDWGSGGQFKVCEIFCNPGLRFSQEVPKFYTCGAEGFWRPTNDPSLPLIYPACTSATPAQRVFRIKMNFPTSVLCNEAGQGVLKKKVRDAVNSLNRDWNFCSYSFEGTRECKDLHIDVQCDHRARTTRDTNEEDGGTYIISAVVPAEPDPILNANSNERATVQTLLERLILEEDQFDVHDILPNTVPDPASLTLESDYDCPVGQVVMAPDCVPCAVGTYYDEESKQCLSCPVGSYQSESGQLKCSPCPVIAGRLSVTVGPGARNAADCKERCPAGKYYDDMAGLCRSCGHGFYQPNEGSFSCLLCGLGKTTRTAEAVSREECRDECGSGQQLAVEGKCEPCPRGSFRTQGVQAACQACPAGKTTPNMGSAAIEECSLPVCEPGTYLNGSLNECMECKKGTYQSEPQQTFCIPCPPNTSTKGMSATSKSDCTNPCETTDAEMHCDANAYCLLIPETSDFKCECKPGYNGTGTECTDVCMGYCDNEGVCLKDSRGQPSCRCSGSFTGKRCTEKSEFFYITGGIAGGVILIIFVVLLVWMICVRASRKKEPKKMLTPATDQNGSQVNFYYGAPTPYAESIAPSHHSTYAHYYDDEEDGWEMPNFYNETYMKESLHNGKMNSLARSNASIYGTKDDLYDRLKRHAYPGKKDKSDSDSEGQ from the exons ATGCTGATAAGAGAATTGGCGGCCGTGTGGGTCGCCGTCCTCTTGTGCCATCTTCAGCTAACGGAGTCTCAG GTTCCCACCACGAACGTCTTCACCTGTCCGAACG GATGGGAACTGAGAGGCATACATTGTTACAAGTTCTTCAACATCAGGCACTCTTGGGAAAAGGCGGCGGAACTATGCAGGAG GTACGGCAGCGAATTGATGGTGGTGGAGTCGTACAGCGAGAACAACGTGTCCGCGAGCATGATCGGCCGGCATTTGGATCGTTACTGGCTTGGCCTAGCCTCCCTCGACGATTTACGGACCAACACGCTCGAATCCGCCGCTGGAATGCTCGTCTCGCAATACGCCG GTTTCTGGGCGTCGAGGCAGCCGAATCCGCAATCAGGTGAATGCGTGGACGTCGCGTTGACGGATGACCGACAAACGTGGGAGCTGACCACGTGCGAATCGTTGCTTCCTTTCATGTGTCGCGCCAACGCCTGTCCAGCTG GCTCGTTTCATTGTTCCAACGGCAAGTGCGTGAACGCAGCGTTCAGATGCGACAAACAGGACGACTGCGGTGATTTCTCGGACGAGATAGACTGTCCCGTCAACTGCCAGTTTTACATGGCCAGCAGCGGTGACGTAGTCGAGAGTCCTAATTATCCCCACAAATATGCACCCCTCAGTAACTGCAAGTGGACCTTGGAGGGGCCCCAAGGCCATAACATCCTGTTACAG TTCCAAGAATTCGAAACGGAGAAGAGCTTCGACATAGTGCAAATCTTGGTTGGCGGACGAACTGAGGAGAAGTCTGTGAACCTGGCGACTCTTTCTGGCAAACAAGAGCTCAGTAACAAATTATTTGTATCCGCCTCGAACTTCATGATCATCAAATTCAGCACAGATTCGTCAGTAGAAAGAAAGGGTTTCCGCGCCTCGTGGAAGACTGAGCCGCAGACTTGCGGAGGAATACTTCGAGCAACGCCTCAAGGACAAGTTCTCACCTCGCCTGGATACCCTCAGAATTATCCTGGAGGACTAGAATGTCTGTACATCTTGCAGGCTCAACCTGGTCGCATAATGTCGTTGGAA ATCGAAGACCTAGATTTAGAGATGAACAGGGACTATATATTAATCAGAGATGGTGACTCGCCTATGAGCAGGCCAATAGCCAGACTGACAGGCAAATCAGAGGACAATCCTACGGTGATCATGTCGACCGGAAGTAACTTGTATCTGTACTTCAAGACGAGCCTTGGAGACTCGAGGAGAGGCTTCAGCATTAGATACACTCAGGGTTGCAAAGCAACGATCATCGCGAGGAATGGTACCGTGCAATCGCCATCTTTTGGGTTGAACGACTACCCCAATAACCAAGAGTGCTTGTACAAAGTGAAGAACCCTCAGGGAGGACCATTGTCCCTTAAGTTCATCAACTTCAACGTCCACAAGACTGATTTCGTGCAG ATATACGATGGACCAAACACTAACGGTCTTCGTTTGCATCCTGGAGGTGGCTTCACGTCCAACTCGAGACCAAAGATCACTCTAACAGCTGAGAGTGGAGAGATGCTAGTCAGATTCACCTCTGACGCTCTTCACAGCAGCTCTGGCTGGCAAGCAGAGTTCTCAGCGG ACTGTCCACAGCTTCAGTCAGGCGAAGGAGCTTTGGCTTCCAGCAGAGACACAGCGTTTGGAACAGCTGTGACGTTCTCCTGTCCCTTGGGTCAGGAATTCGCCACTGGCAAGGCGAAGATCACCACTGAGTGTCTTCCTGGTGGCAACTGGTCTGTCACGTATATACCAAAGTGCCAGGAAGTGTACTGTGGACCTGTTCCACAAATCGACAATGGTTTCTCAATTGGATCCTCGAATGTCACTTATCGAGGCCTGGCTACTTACCAGTGCTACGCTGGCTTCGCATTTCCGTCTGGCAGACCCACAGAAAAGATCTCTTGTATGGCTGATGGCAGATGGGAGAAGAAGCCATCTTGTCTGG CCTCTCAGTGTTCTCCACTTCCGGAGGCGCCACATTCGAACATCACTATTCTAAACGGGGGTGGACGAAGTTATGGAACGATCGTGCGATTCGAGTGCGAGCCTGGATACGTCAGAAGCGGGCATCCGGTGATTCTCTGCATGAGCAACGGAACTTGGTCCGACGAAGTGCCAAAGTGTTCTC GTGCGAAGTGTCCATTGCTGCCCACGATCAAGAATGGTTTCGTGGTCGACGTAACCAGGGAGTACTTTTACGGTGACGAAGCCAGAGTGCAGTGTAACAGAGGGTACAAGTTGTCTGGGTCTAATATTATACAATGCGGACCTGCTCAACGGTTCGACAATGTCCCTACTTGCGAag ACATAAACGAGTGTGCATCGAGCCAATGCGATCTCGCGTCCACTGAGTGCATCAACAATCCTGGTGCGTTCACTTGCAAATGCAAACCTGGCTTCGCTCCAACTATGGAGTGCAGGCCCATAGGCGATCTTGGGTTAATCAACGGCGGCATTCCGGACGAGTCCATCACCGTTTCCAGTTCTGAGAATGGATACACGAAAACT GGCGTTCGTTTGAACAACGGCGACGGATGGTGCGGCAACAACATCGAGCCAGGCGCGAACTGGGTGATGATCGACATGAAAGCTCCAACGATCATCCGCGGTTTTCGCACGCAGATTGTCTCGAGGGTGGATGGAAACATAGCTTACACGTCAGCAGTTCGAATTCAGTACACGGACGATTTAACGGACGCTTTCAAGGACTACACGAACCCTGATGGAACCCCAGTGGAGTTTCGAATACTCGAACCCACTTTGTCTGTTCTGAACTTGCCAGTTCCCATCGAAGCGCGCTACGTCAGGTTCAGAGTTCAAGATTACGTTGGTGCACCCTGTCTGAAGCTAGAAATAATGGGTTGCACTCGACTGGAGTGCACGGATATCAACGAATGCGCCATCAATAATGGTGGCTGCCAACAGAAGTGCATAAACAATCCTGGAAGCTACGCGTGCATGTGCAACACTGGCTTCGAGCTGTACAAGAATAATGGCACCGCTGGATTCCATATAGAGAAGTACGAAAGTGGCGAAAGAGATGGAGATTTGTATCAGAAGAACAAGACTTGCGTGCCAGTCATGTGTCCGTCCCTGTTGGCTCCGGAAAATGGGAAGATATTGTCGACCAAG CAACAACATCACTTTGGAGATCTCGTGAGGTTCCAGTGTAACTTTGGCTACGTGTTATCTGGATCCTCTGCTGTTATTTGCACGTCCAGTGGTGCTTGGAATGGAACCACTCCAGAATGTCAAT ATGCTAAGTGTGTATCGCTGCCAGACGACAAAAATGAAGGACTATCGGTAATCCGCAGCGACGAAGCGAGCGTCCTGGTGCCATTCAAACAGAACGTCACACTCAAGTGTGGTAGCAACGGACGATACCTTCGAAACACGGCTACTTCAGGATTCCGTCAATGCGTCTACGATCCAAAACCAGGTCTGCCAGACTATTGGTTATCGGGTTCTCAACCAGCCTGTCCAAGGGCTGACTGTGGGAAACCATTGCCAACACCTGGAGCGGAATATGGCCAATATTTGGACACCAAATACCAGTCTTCCTTCTTCTTCGGTTGTCAGGACACGTTCAAGCTAGCTGGACAGACGAATCGCCACGACAACGTGGTTCGATGCCAGGCGAATGGGATCTGGGACTTTGGCAACCTTCGATGCGAGGGCCCCGTTTGCGAGGACCCTGGTCGACCCAGCGATGGCTACCAAATAGCCAGAAGCTACGAGCAAGGATCTGAGGTTCAATTTGGCTGCAGCAGGCCTGGATACATTCTGATCAATCCTCGACCCATTGTCTGCGTTCGAGAACCAGAATGCAAGGTAGTGAAGCCTCTTGGTCTTGCATCTGGTCGAATACCAGACTCAGCAATCAACGCAACCTCTGAAAGACCGAACTACGAGGCCAAGAATGTCCGTTTGAACTCTGTGACTGGCTGGTGTGGCAAACAGGAAGCGTTCACGTATGTCAGCGTCGATTTGGGACAGGTTTACAGGGTGAAGGCGATCCTGGTTAAAGGTGTAGTGACCAATGATATCGTTGGCAGACCAACAGAGATCAGATTCTTTTACAAACAGGCTGAGATCGAGAACTACGTGGTCTATTTCCCTAACTTCAATCTTACTATGAGAGATCCTGGGAATTATGGAGAATTAGCTATGATCACGTTGCCTAAATACGTGCAAGCTCGCTTCGTGATCCTTGGGATAGTCAGTTACATGGATAACGCTTGTCTGAAGTTCGAATTGATGGGCTGCGAGGAACCAGTGGCGGAGCCATTATTGGGCTACGATTACGGTTTCTCTCCTTGCGTGGATAACGAGCCCCCAGTGTTCCAGAATTGCCCTCAGCAGCCGATTGTAGTGCAGAAAGGATCTGATGGTGGACTATTGCCAGTGAACTTCACTGAGCCCACGGCTATTGACAACAGTGGAAGCATCGCTCGATTGGAAGTGAAACCTCATAGTTTCAGGACACCGCTTAGAGTGTTCGAAGACACTGTCGTGAAGTACGTGGCGTTCGATTACGATGGAAATGTCGCTATTTGCGAGATCAACATCACTGTACCTG ACGTAACGCCACCTAAACTCAGCTGTCCTCAAAGCTACGTCATAGAACTGACAGACAAACAAGAGAGCTATTCGGTTAATTTCAACGAAACTCGAAGAAGAATCAACGCGACGGATGCTTCTGGACCAGTGAAGATCACCTTCGTCCCGGAAAGAGCACTGATACCGATTGGAGGCTTCGAGAACGTCACTGTTTACGCGACAGACTCAAGTGGAAACAGAGCATCGTGCAACTTCCAAGTGTCTGTTCAAGCCACACCCTGCGTCGATTGGGAGCTGAAACCACCCGCTAACGGAGGGCTGAAATGTGTACCTGGGGACAAGGGACTTCAATGCATAGCTACGTGCAAGAATGGCTTCCGTTTTACTGATGGCGCGCCTGTGAAGACGTTCACCTGTGACGTCGCCAAACACTGGAGTCCCACTTCTGTTGTTCCTGACTGTGTCTCTGAAA ACACCCAGCAGGCGAACTATCACGTGGTCGCAGCAGTAACATATCGAGCCAATGGTGCCGTTTCTAAGTCCTGTCTGCCACAGTATCAAGATCTCATGTCTCAGTATTATATGAATTTAAACAACATCCTGACGCAACGTTGTTCTGCGGTCAATGTGAACATGAATGTGTCCTTCGTGAGATCAGTACCATTTTTAATCGAAGAGAATGTCTTGAAG ATGGACTTTATCCTCGTGATCGTCCCAGCTATACGTCAGCCGCAATTATACGATCTCTGTGGCTCCACGTTGAATCTGATCTTCGATCTATCCGTTCCATCCACCAGCGCAGTGATCGAGCCTCTGTTAAACGTCTCAGCCATTGGAAATCAGTGTCCTCCTCTCAGAGCTCTCAAGTCCTCCATCACTCGAGGCTTCACTTGCAGCATTGGCGAAGTTCTGAACATGGACACCAACGACGTGCCACGATGCC TACATTGTCCAGCGGGCACATACGCAGGAGAGAAGCAAAAGCAATGCACATCCTGTCCCAAAGGCTTCTACCAGAACAGTGATCGTCAAGGATCCTGTCTACGCTGTCCATTCGGCACGTATACTCGAGAAGAAGGTTCAAAGAACATAGACGACTGCATACCCGTCTGTGGATACGGCACTTATTCACCAACTGGCTTGGTACCCTGTCTGGAGTGTCCCAGGAACAGCTACACTGACGAACCGCCAGTGGGTGGTTACAAAGACTGCCAAACCTGTCCAGCAGGCACGTTCACTTATCAACCAGCTGCGCCAGGTCGCGACAAATGCAGAGCCAAGTGTTCTCCAGGCATGTACTCGGACACTGGATTAGCTCCTTGTGCCCAGTGCCCAAAGGACTTCTTCCAACCTCAGCACGGAGCCACCACTTGCGTCGAATGTCCGACGAACATGTACACTGATGGACCAGGTGCGCTTGGACGAGAGGAATGCAAGCCAGTGCAGTGCACTGACAGTGTTTGCCAGCACGGAGGTCTCTGCGTTCCCATGGGACACGGTGTTCAATGTCTCTGTCCAGCTGGTTTCTCTGGGAGGCGCTGCGAGATCGACATCGACGAGTGCGCCTCGCAACCTTGCTACAATGGAGCCACTTGCATAGATCTACCACAGGGTTACAGGTGTCAGTGCGCGAATGGATACTCAGGGGTCAATTGTCAAGAGGAGAAATCGGACTGTTCGAACGACACGTGTCCTGAGAGGGCCATGTGCAAGGACGAGCCTGGGTTTAGTAACTACACTTGTCTTTGCAGGTCTGGTTATACTGGAGTGGACTGTGACATCACT ATAAACCCTTGCACTGCTAGTGGAAATCCTTGTAATAATGGAGCCACTTGCGTGGCGCTTCAACAAGGTCGCTATAAGTGCGATTGTCTACCAGGTTGGGAAGGACAAAGCTGCGAGATAAATACTGACGATTGTGCTGAGAAACCTTGCTTGCTGGGTGCCAATTGTACGGATCTGGTAGCTGATTTCACTTGCGACTGTCCACCAGGGTTCACTGGCAAGAGGTGCCACGAGAAAATAGACTTGTGCTCGGGAAATCCTTGCTTGAATGGGATATGCGTGGACAATCTGTTCAGCCACGAGTGCATCTGCCATCCAGGATGGACTGGCGCGGCTTGCGAGACGAATATCAACGAATGCGGCGATAAACCTTGCAGGAACAACGGTCAGTGCATCGACCAGATCGACGGGTACACCTGCACCTGCGAGCCAGGGTACACAGGCAAACAGTGTCAGCACACCATCGACGACTGCGCCTCTGACCCGTGTCAGAACGGTGGGACATGTTTGGACCAACTCGAAGGGTTCGTCTGCAAGTGCAGACCTGGTTTCGTTGGACTCCAGTGTGAAGCAGAGCTGGACGAGTGTCTCAGCGATCCTTGCAGTCCAGTTGGGACGGATCGTTGCGTCGATTTGGACAACACCTTCGTGTGTCACTGTCGCGAGGGCTACACTGGGTCATCCTGCGAGATCAACATCGACGACTGCGCCTCTTATCCGTGTTTAAATGGCGCCACGTGTAGGGACGAGGTTGGTGGCTTCAAGTGCGCGTGTCCAGAGGGTTGGACCGgggtacattgcgaagtggacGTTGGAACTTGCCAGAATCATCCTTGTCAGAACGACGCTGCTTGCGTGGACTTGTTCATGGACTACTTCTGCGT ATGTCCATCGGGAACGGATGGAAAGCAGTGCGAAACCGCGCCAGAGCGGTGCATTGGTAACCCCTGCATGCACAATGGACGTTGCCAAGACTTTGGGTCTGGACTTAATTGTACTTGTCCTGACGATTACACTGGAATCGGTTGTCAGTATGAATACGATGCTTGCCAGGCTGGCGCTTGTAAAAATGGCGCCACTTGCATCGACGATGGCCTTGGTTTCACTTGTATCTGTCCACCAGGATACACAG GTAAAACGTGCGAGGAGGATATAATCGATTGTAAGGAGAACTCTTGTCCACCATCGGCGACTTGCATCGATCTCACTGGGAAATTCTTCTGCCAGTGTCCTTTCAATCTGACTGGCGACGATTGCAGGAAGT CTATCCAAGTGGATTACGATCTATACTTCAGTGATCCAACACGTAGTAGCGCAGCACAAGTGATACCTTTCTTCACTGGCACGAGGAAGAGTCTAACAGTAGCTATGTGGGTGCAGTACACTCAGAAAGACGAAGCTGGAATATTCTTCACTCTTTATGCCGTCAG CTCTCCCCACGTCCCAATAAACAGAAGACTAATGATCCAAGCGCACAGCAATGGCGTTCAAGTGTCCCTGTTCCACGATCTGCAGGATGTGTATCTACCATTCAGAGAATACGCGACGATCAACGACGGCCAATGGCACCACGTGGCTGTAGTTTGGAACGGCGAGAACAGTGGCGAGTTGATCTTAATCACAGAAGGTTTGATCGCCAGTAAGACTGAAGGTTACGGAAGTGGAAGATCCTTGCCGCCTTA CGCCTGGGCGATGCTGGGTAAACCACAGAGCGAAAACGCGAAGGGTTACACAGAGTCAGGTTTCCAGGGACACTTGACCAAGGTGCAGATCTGGAGTCGTGCGTTGCACGTCACGAACGAGATCCAAAAGCAAGTTCGCGACTGTCGCACTGAACCAGTTCTCTACCAAGGTTTAGTGTTGACCTGGGCTGGTTACGACGAAACTATTGGCGGTGTGGAGAGAGTGGTACCCTCGCATTGTGGGCAAAGAGTGTGTCCACCTGGATACGGTGGCAGCAAGTGTCAGCAACTCGAATCTGACAAGATTCCACCGAAAGTGGAGCACTGTCCTGGCGACCTTTGGGTGATCGCCAAGAACGGCTCAGCTATAGTCAGCTGGGATGAACCACGGTTCACAGACAACGTTGGGATAGCGAGGATTCAGGAGAAGAATGGACACAAGTCTGGGCAGACTTTGATGTGGGGGATCTATGATATCAGTTACGTGGCTTACGATCAGGCTGGAAACTCTGCCAGTTGCAACTTTAAGGTCTACGTGTTGT CTGACTTTTGTCCAGAGTTGGCTGACCCAATTGGAGGCACCCAACAGTGCAAAGACTGGGGATCAGGTGGTCAGTTCAAGGTCTGCGAGATCTTCTGCAACCCTGGACTTCGTTTCTCTCAAGAAGTCCCGAAATTCTACACTTGCGGAGCTGAAGGTTTCTGGAGACCAACCAACGACCCATCACTTCCTCTGATCTATCCAGCTTGCACAA GTGCAACGCCAGCGCAACGAGTGTTCAGAATAAAAATGAACTTCCCAACGTCGGTTCTGTGCAACGAAGCTGGCCAAGGAGTGCTCAAGAAGAAAGTCAGAGACGCTGTGAACTCTTTGAACAGAGATTGGAATTTCTGCTCGTACTCGTTCGAAG GAACCCGCGAGTGCAAAGACCTGCACATCGACGTCCAATGCGACCATCGCGCGCGTACAACCAGAGACACCAACGAGGAGGACGGCGGAACTTACATAATTTCCGCAGTAGTACCAGCCGAACC CGATCCAATTTTGAACGCGAACTCGAACGAAAGAGCAACCGTTCAGACTCTGTTGGAGAGATTGATCCTGGAGGAAGATCAGTTCGACGTCCACGATATCCTCCCCAACACTGTGCCCGACCCAGCGTCCCTAACTTTGGAGTCCGACTACGACTGTCCTGTGGGGCAAGTGGTGATGGCGCCTGATTGCG TGCCCTGTGCCGTGGGAACATACTACGACGAAGAGTCGAAACAGTGTCTGTCCTGTCCTGTCGGAAGTTATCAAAGCGAGTCTGGTCAGCTTAAGTGCAGTCCATGTCCCGTGATCGCTGGTCGTCTCAGCGTGACTGTGGGACCAGGGGCGCGAAACGCGGCTGATTGCAAGGAACGCTGCCCAGCAGGAAAGTACTACGACGACATGGCTGGCCTCTGTCGCAGCTGCGGCCACGGTTTCTATCAGCCTAACGAGGGTAGCTTCTCGTGTCTGCTATGCGGACTTGGAAAAACGACCAGGACAGCCGAGGCTGTGTCTCGAGAGGAGTGCAGGGACGAGTGTGGGTCTGGGCAGCAATTGGCCGTCGAAGGGAAGTGCGAACCTTGTCCAAGAGGAAGTTTCAGGACTCAAGGGGTTCAGGCTGCTTGTCAAGCGTGTCCTGCCGGCAAAACCACACCGAATATGGGCTCTGCGGCGATAGAAGAGTGTTCTCTACCTGTCTGCGAGCCTGGAACGTATCTGAACGGAAGTCTGAACGAATGTATGGAGTGCAAGAAGGGTACTTATCAGTCAGAGCCACAGCAGACGTTCTGTATACCTTGTCCTCCTAAT